A DNA window from Mastomys coucha isolate ucsf_1 unplaced genomic scaffold, UCSF_Mcou_1 pScaffold21, whole genome shotgun sequence contains the following coding sequences:
- the LOC116103796 gene encoding cytochrome P450 26C1 has protein sequence MISWGLSCLSMLGAAGTALLCAGLLLGLAQQLWTLRWTLSRDWASTLPLPKGSMGWPFFGETLHWLVQGSRFHSSRRERYGTVFKTHLLGRPVIRVSGAENVRTILLGEHRLVRSQWPQSAHILLGSHTLLGAVGEPHRQRRKVLARVFSRPALEKFVPRLQGALRREVRSWCAAQRPVAVYQAAKALTFRMAARILLGLQLEEARCTELAQTFEQLVENLFSLPLDVPFSGLRKGIRARDQLYQRLDEAIVEKLQEERTAEPGDALHLIINSARELGREPSVQELKELAVELLFAAFFTTASASTSLILLLLQHPAAITKIQQELSAQGLGRACSCAPRASGSQPDCGCEPDLSLAVLGRLRYVDCVVKEVLRLLPPVSGGYRTALRTFELDGYQIPKGWSVMYSIRDTHETAAVYRSPPEGFDPERFGVESEGARGAGGRFHYIPFGGGARSCLGQELAQAVLQLLAVELVRTARWELATPAFPAMQTVPIVHPVDGLLLFFHPLQTLGAGDELPF, from the exons ATGATTTCCTGGGGGTTGAGCTGTTTGTCCATGCTGGGGGCTGCTGGCACCGCTCTCCTGTGTGCGGGTCTGCTGCTTGGCCTAGCCCAACAACTCTGGACCCTCCGCTGGACTCTGAGCCGGGATTGGGCCTCCACCTTGCCCCTACCCAAGGGCTCCATGGGCTGGCCATTCTTCGGTGAAACGCTGCACTGGTTGGTTCAG GGTTCTCGCTTCCACAGTTCCCGCCGCGAGCGCTATGGGACAGTGTTTAAGACGCACCTTCTGGGCAGGCCAGTGATCCGGGTGAGCGGCGCTGAGAACGTGCGCACCATCCTGCTGGGTGAGCACCGCCTGGTGCGTAGCCAGTGGCCGCAGAGCGCGCATATTCTGCTAGGTTCACACACACTCCTTGGCGCGGTTGGCGAGCCCCACCGGCAACGGCGCAAG GTCCTGGCGCGAGTGTTCAGCCGCCCCGCTCTGGAGAAATTCGTGCCACGGCTGCAGGGGGCGCTGCGGCGAGAGGTGCGCTCTTGGTGCGCAGCCCAACGACCGGTGGCTGTTTACCAGGCAGCCAAAGCACTCACTTTCCGCATGGCCGCGCGCATCCTGTTGGGTCTGCAGCTGGAGGAAGCGCGATGCACCGAGCTGGCCCAGACCTTTGAGCAGCTGGTGGAGAACCTCTTTTCACTGCCCTTGGACGTACCGTTCAGCGGCCTGCGCAAG GGCATCCGGGCCAGGGACCAGCTGTATCAGCGTCTGGATGAGGCCATTGTGGAGAAGCTTCAGGAGGAACGGACAGCAGAGCCAGGCGATGCCCTGCACTTGATTATTAACAGCGCTAGGGAGCTGGGCCGTGAGCCCTCAGTGCAAGAGCTGAAG GAGTTGGCTGTGGAGCTCCTCTTCGCGGCCTTTTTCACCACGGCCAGCGCCAGCACATCCCTCATCCTGCTGCTTTTGCAGCACCCAGCAGCCATCACCAAAATCCAGCAGGAGCTGTCAGCGCAGGGGCTGGGGCGGGCGTGCAGCTGCGCTCCCCGGGCCTCAGGATCTCAACCGGACTGCGGCTGTGAGCCTGACCTTAGCCTGGCCGTGCTGGGCCGTTTGCGCTACGTCGACTGCGTAGTCAAGGAGGTGCTGCGCCTCCTACCGCCGGTGTCCGGGGGCTACCGCACTGCACTGCGCACCTTTGAGCTGGAC GGTTACCAGATCCCCAAAGGCTGGAGCGTAATGTATAGCATCCGAGACACGCACGAGACGGCCGCAGTGTACCGTAGCCCGCCCGAGGGCTTCGATCCCGAGCGCTTCGGCGTGGAGAGTGAAGGCGCGAGGGGCGCCGGCGGCCGCTTTCATTACATCCCGTTCGGCGGCGGTGCGCGCAGCTGCCTGGGCCAGGAGCTAGCGCAGGCGGTGCTGCAACTGCTCGCCGTCGAGCTGGTGCGCACCGCGCGCTGGGAGCTGGCCACACCTGCCTTCCCCGCGATGCAGACGGTGCCCATCGTGCATCCGGTGGACGGGCTGCTGCTCTTTTTCCACCCTCTTCAGACTTTGGGTGCGGGGGATGAGTTACCCTTCTGA
- the LOC116103797 gene encoding cytochrome P450 26A1 isoform X1 — protein MGLPALLASALCTFVLPLLLFLAALKLWDLYCVSSRDRSCALPLPPGTMGFPFFGETLQMVLQRRKFLQMKRRKYGFIYKTHLFGRPTVRVMGADNVRRILLGEHRLVSVHWPASVRTILGAGCLSNLHDSSHKQRKKVIMQAFSREALQCYVPVIAEEVSSCLEQWLNCGERGLLVYPEVKRLMFRIAMRILLGCEPGPAGGGEDEQQLVEAFEEMTRNLFSLPIDVPFSGLYRGVKARNLIHARIEENIRAKIRRLQAAEPDEGCKDALQLLIEHSWERGERLDMQALKQSSTELLFGGHETTASAATSLTTYLGLYPHVLQKVREEIKSKGLLCKSNQGNKLDMETLEQLKYIGCVIKETLRLNPPVPGGFRVALKTFELNGYQIPKGWNVIYSICDTHDVADIFTNKEEFNPDRFISPHPEDASRFSFIPFGGGLRSCVGKEFAKILLKIFTVELARHCDWQLLNGPPTMKTSPTVYPVDNLPARFTHFRGEI, from the exons ATGGGGCTCCCGGCTCTGCTGGCCAGCGCTCTCTGCACCTTCGTGCTGCCGCTGCTGCTCTTCCTGGCGGCGCTCAAGCTCTGGGACCTGTACTGTGTGAGCAGCCGCGATCGCAGCTGCGCCCTCCCCTTGCCCCCCGGTACCATGGGCTTCCCATTCTTTGGGGAAACATTGCAGATGGTGCTGCAG CGGAGGAAGTTTCTGCAGATGAAGCGCAGGAAATACGGCTTCATCTACAAGACGCATCTGTTTGGGCGGCCCACGGTGCGGGTGATGGGCGCGGATAATGTACGGCGCATCTTGCTGGGAGAGCACAGGTTGGTGTCGGTGCACTGGCCCGCGTCGGTGCGCACCATCCTGGGCGCCGGCTGCCTCTCCAACCTGCACGATTCCTCGCACAAGCAGCGAAAGAAG GTGATAATGCAGGCCTTCAGCCGCGAGGCGCTCCAGTGCTATGTGCCAGTGATCGCCGAGGAAGTGAGCAGCTGTCTGGAGCAGTGGCTAAACTGCGGCGAGCGCGGCCTCCTGGTCTACCCCGAGGTGAAGCGCCTCATGTTCCGCATCGCCATGCGCATCCTGCTGGGCTGCGAGCCGGGTCCAGCGGGAGGCGGGGAGGACGAACAGCAGCTCGTGGAGGCTTTCGAGGAGATGACCCgcaatctcttctctctccccattgaCGTGCCCTTTAGCGGCCTGTACCGG GGCGTGAAGGCGCGGAACCTTATTCACGCGCGCATCGAGGAGAACATTCGCGCCAAGATCCGCCGGCTTCAGGCTGCGGAGCCGGATGAGGGTTGCAAGGACGCGCTGCAGCTCCTGATTGAGCACtcgtgggagaggggagagaggctgGATATGCAG GCACTAAAACAGTCGTCAACAGAGCTCCTCTTTGGTGGCCATGAAACTACGGCCAGTGCAGCCACATCCCTGACCACTTACCTAGGACTCTACCCACATGTCCTCCAGAAAGTTCGAGAAGAGATAAAGAGCAAG GGCTTACTTTGCAAGAGCAATCAAGGCAACAAGTTAGACATGGAAACTTTGGAACAGCTAAAATACATCGGGTGCGTTATTAAGGAGACCCTTCGATTGAATCCTCCGGTTCCCGGAGGCTTTCGGGTCGCCCTGAAGACTTTCGAGCTGAAT ggttacCAGATCCCCAAGGGTTGGAATGTCATTTACAGTATCTGTGACACCCACGATGTGGCAGATATCTTCACTAACAAGGAAGAATTTAATCCCGACCGCTTTATATCACCTCATCCAGAGGACGCCTCCAGGTTCAGTTTCATTCCTTTTGGAGGAGGCCTTCGGAGCTGTGTGGGCAAAGAGTTTGCAAAAATTCTTCTTAAGATATTTACAGTGGAGCTGGCCAGGCATTGTGACTGGCAGCTTCTAAATGGACCGCCTACAATGAAGACAAGCCCCACTGTGTACCCTGTGGACAATCTCCCTGCAAGATTCACCCACTTCCGGGGAGAAATCTGA
- the LOC116103797 gene encoding cytochrome P450 26A1 isoform X2 has product MKRRKYGFIYKTHLFGRPTVRVMGADNVRRILLGEHRLVSVHWPASVRTILGAGCLSNLHDSSHKQRKKVIMQAFSREALQCYVPVIAEEVSSCLEQWLNCGERGLLVYPEVKRLMFRIAMRILLGCEPGPAGGGEDEQQLVEAFEEMTRNLFSLPIDVPFSGLYRGVKARNLIHARIEENIRAKIRRLQAAEPDEGCKDALQLLIEHSWERGERLDMQALKQSSTELLFGGHETTASAATSLTTYLGLYPHVLQKVREEIKSKGLLCKSNQGNKLDMETLEQLKYIGCVIKETLRLNPPVPGGFRVALKTFELNGYQIPKGWNVIYSICDTHDVADIFTNKEEFNPDRFISPHPEDASRFSFIPFGGGLRSCVGKEFAKILLKIFTVELARHCDWQLLNGPPTMKTSPTVYPVDNLPARFTHFRGEI; this is encoded by the exons ATGAAGCGCAGGAAATACGGCTTCATCTACAAGACGCATCTGTTTGGGCGGCCCACGGTGCGGGTGATGGGCGCGGATAATGTACGGCGCATCTTGCTGGGAGAGCACAGGTTGGTGTCGGTGCACTGGCCCGCGTCGGTGCGCACCATCCTGGGCGCCGGCTGCCTCTCCAACCTGCACGATTCCTCGCACAAGCAGCGAAAGAAG GTGATAATGCAGGCCTTCAGCCGCGAGGCGCTCCAGTGCTATGTGCCAGTGATCGCCGAGGAAGTGAGCAGCTGTCTGGAGCAGTGGCTAAACTGCGGCGAGCGCGGCCTCCTGGTCTACCCCGAGGTGAAGCGCCTCATGTTCCGCATCGCCATGCGCATCCTGCTGGGCTGCGAGCCGGGTCCAGCGGGAGGCGGGGAGGACGAACAGCAGCTCGTGGAGGCTTTCGAGGAGATGACCCgcaatctcttctctctccccattgaCGTGCCCTTTAGCGGCCTGTACCGG GGCGTGAAGGCGCGGAACCTTATTCACGCGCGCATCGAGGAGAACATTCGCGCCAAGATCCGCCGGCTTCAGGCTGCGGAGCCGGATGAGGGTTGCAAGGACGCGCTGCAGCTCCTGATTGAGCACtcgtgggagaggggagagaggctgGATATGCAG GCACTAAAACAGTCGTCAACAGAGCTCCTCTTTGGTGGCCATGAAACTACGGCCAGTGCAGCCACATCCCTGACCACTTACCTAGGACTCTACCCACATGTCCTCCAGAAAGTTCGAGAAGAGATAAAGAGCAAG GGCTTACTTTGCAAGAGCAATCAAGGCAACAAGTTAGACATGGAAACTTTGGAACAGCTAAAATACATCGGGTGCGTTATTAAGGAGACCCTTCGATTGAATCCTCCGGTTCCCGGAGGCTTTCGGGTCGCCCTGAAGACTTTCGAGCTGAAT ggttacCAGATCCCCAAGGGTTGGAATGTCATTTACAGTATCTGTGACACCCACGATGTGGCAGATATCTTCACTAACAAGGAAGAATTTAATCCCGACCGCTTTATATCACCTCATCCAGAGGACGCCTCCAGGTTCAGTTTCATTCCTTTTGGAGGAGGCCTTCGGAGCTGTGTGGGCAAAGAGTTTGCAAAAATTCTTCTTAAGATATTTACAGTGGAGCTGGCCAGGCATTGTGACTGGCAGCTTCTAAATGGACCGCCTACAATGAAGACAAGCCCCACTGTGTACCCTGTGGACAATCTCCCTGCAAGATTCACCCACTTCCGGGGAGAAATCTGA